A single Rhodothermales bacterium DNA region contains:
- the aroQ gene encoding type II 3-dehydroquinate dehydratase: MNVLVLNGPNLNLLGKRESAIYGEDSLDALKDRLAKTFPNVSFSFYQSNHEGELIDRLHAAARDDTDAILFNPGGYTHTSVALRDAVAAIETPVIEVHISNVAAREPFRQISMIAAACVGQIGGLGLDSYVVATHAMELRLAK, from the coding sequence ATGAACGTACTCGTGCTCAACGGTCCCAATCTGAACCTCCTCGGCAAGCGCGAGAGCGCGATCTACGGAGAAGATTCGCTGGACGCACTGAAGGATCGGCTCGCAAAGACGTTCCCGAACGTGAGTTTCTCGTTTTACCAGAGCAACCACGAGGGCGAGTTGATCGATCGACTCCACGCGGCGGCCCGGGATGACACCGATGCGATCCTGTTCAATCCTGGCGGTTATACCCACACGTCCGTGGCCCTGCGCGACGCCGTCGCTGCAATCGAGACGCCGGTCATCGAAGTGCACATTTCGAACGTCGCTGCTCGCGAGCCCTTTCGTCAGATTTCGATGATTGCTGCGGCGTGCGTCGGCCAGATCGGTGGACTCGGACTCGACAGCTACGTGGTGGCGACCCATGCGATGGAGCTTCGTCTGGCGAAATGA
- a CDS encoding Rne/Rng family ribonuclease, translating to MAKEIVINAEKDQTRIAIVEKDELVEMYFEGPENERTLGDIFLGRVRRVLPNIQAAFVDIGQKSDAFLHFSDLSDNLPLINEFLSAEHPEVGTTKITASPHKRIRRHRPLHGRRRNGAGQAPKSEDRQKRSGSRPTAEERHRRRSAQRRPAHTANQKSQGDNKQKQAQPPVSLETLLKPGSSILVKIVKEPISNKGSRVSTDISLAGRFVVLVPLGDYVAVSRRIQSYKERRRLRALAKSLLPKGFGLIVRTVADGQNAKALDTDMRLLLEKWRRIEKKLQEKAQPPVLLHEDVSMVSSIIRDLFSEEFEQILIDNPRLHRNVKNYIHAVAPHVAPRVKLHKGPEHIFARAKIDKSVQEAFESRVNLASGGYLIIEHTEAMHVVDVNSGRAGKGLSQEENSLRVNLESARAIAKQLRLRDLGGIIVVDFIDLRDDRNRRKVFDELRREFRKDRAVTKVLPMSDFGLVQITRQRLRPSITTTSTSTGDAVTDNGKPAEVELAVPQDLPKAVVEKKKDPRRFETPDKVVNRMEKWLERFRAARKKGPLSLHVHPFTAAFLTRNVPSQLTKWSLKYRLRIHLVSNDDIDPMKFSFFDRAGNDITFPKRTAKTDGTPRSERKDGGPRAVKPRTPPRKQGRPAGRPQPKKAEN from the coding sequence ATGGCAAAGGAAATTGTCATCAACGCAGAGAAGGATCAGACGCGTATCGCCATCGTCGAGAAAGACGAGCTGGTTGAAATGTATTTCGAGGGCCCGGAAAACGAACGTACCCTCGGCGATATCTTTCTAGGGCGCGTCCGACGCGTCCTCCCCAACATTCAGGCGGCCTTCGTAGACATCGGACAGAAGTCCGATGCCTTCCTTCACTTCTCTGATCTGTCCGACAACCTCCCGCTCATCAACGAGTTCTTGAGCGCGGAGCATCCCGAAGTCGGCACAACGAAGATCACGGCCAGCCCGCACAAGCGCATCCGTCGCCATCGCCCGTTGCACGGCAGACGACGGAACGGTGCCGGCCAGGCTCCAAAGTCCGAAGACCGGCAAAAACGCTCGGGATCGAGACCGACTGCCGAAGAAAGACACCGCCGACGGTCCGCACAGCGCCGCCCTGCACATACCGCGAACCAGAAGTCCCAGGGCGATAACAAGCAGAAGCAGGCGCAGCCACCAGTCAGTCTGGAGACCCTGTTGAAGCCCGGCAGCTCCATCCTCGTGAAGATCGTCAAAGAGCCGATCTCGAATAAGGGAAGCCGCGTCTCCACCGACATCTCCCTCGCCGGACGATTCGTAGTGCTCGTGCCCCTCGGCGACTACGTGGCCGTCTCCCGGCGGATCCAGTCGTACAAGGAACGACGACGCCTGCGTGCACTCGCGAAGAGCCTGCTACCGAAGGGTTTCGGACTCATCGTGCGGACCGTAGCCGATGGCCAGAATGCCAAGGCGCTGGACACCGACATGCGACTTCTCCTCGAGAAATGGAGACGCATCGAGAAGAAATTGCAGGAGAAGGCGCAACCGCCCGTCCTCCTTCATGAGGACGTAAGTATGGTCTCATCCATAATCAGAGACCTGTTTTCCGAAGAGTTTGAACAAATTCTCATCGACAACCCGCGACTACACCGAAACGTCAAGAACTACATACATGCGGTCGCACCTCACGTGGCTCCACGAGTGAAACTCCATAAAGGACCCGAACACATATTCGCCCGCGCAAAGATCGACAAGTCCGTTCAGGAGGCCTTCGAGTCTCGCGTGAACCTCGCGTCAGGCGGGTACCTGATTATTGAACACACAGAGGCCATGCACGTCGTCGACGTGAACTCGGGGCGCGCCGGAAAAGGCCTCAGCCAGGAAGAAAACTCGCTGCGCGTAAATCTCGAATCTGCACGAGCCATCGCCAAACAACTGCGACTTCGCGACCTGGGTGGAATCATCGTCGTCGACTTCATCGACCTCCGGGATGACCGGAATCGACGCAAGGTTTTCGATGAACTCAGAAGGGAATTCAGGAAGGATCGCGCAGTTACAAAGGTCCTCCCTATGAGTGACTTTGGACTGGTGCAGATCACACGACAACGACTTCGACCAAGTATTACGACGACGAGCACTTCGACGGGGGACGCCGTGACCGACAACGGAAAGCCTGCCGAAGTAGAACTGGCAGTGCCTCAGGATCTGCCGAAAGCAGTTGTGGAGAAAAAGAAAGACCCGCGTCGTTTCGAGACGCCGGACAAAGTCGTCAACCGGATGGAGAAGTGGCTTGAGCGATTCAGGGCGGCCCGCAAGAAGGGGCCACTATCGCTGCACGTTCATCCGTTCACAGCTGCCTTCCTGACGCGCAACGTGCCCAGCCAGCTTACCAAGTGGAGCCTCAAGTATCGTCTGCGGATTCACCTCGTCAGCAACGACGACATCGATCCGATGAAGTTCAGCTTCTTTGACCGGGCCGGTAACGACATTACGTTTCCGAAAAGAACCGCCAAGACCGACGGGACTCCCCGGTCCGAGCGGAAAGATGGCGGCCCGCGTGCGGTCAAACCGCGAACACCGCCGAGGAAACAGGGACGGCCGGCGGGCAGACCCCAGCCGAAGAAGGCCGAGAACTAA
- a CDS encoding MBL fold metallo-hydrolase has protein sequence MKVRLLGTGTSTGIPVIGCTCAVCTSSDPRDRRLRCSCYVETNGVHVVIDTGPDFRQQAIAYRIPRVDAVLYTHHHFDHVVGLDDLRPFCFDTERPIPCYARSNTAAVLKNMFGYIFGERSYPGIPNLQLRTVSEPFAVHSRYDSAKSIHVLPVEVDHGNMSMLGYRIENFAYVTDTNNIPDASLKMLTNLDVLVLDALRDRPHPTHFTIEEAVDVAQRIGARQTYFVHMTHSVLHETAEARLPKGISLAYDGLAINIDS, from the coding sequence ATGAAGGTCAGACTGCTCGGCACAGGCACCTCGACCGGCATTCCAGTGATCGGATGCACCTGCGCCGTGTGCACGTCTTCCGACCCGCGCGATCGACGGCTGCGATGTTCGTGCTATGTCGAGACAAACGGCGTCCATGTCGTTATTGACACCGGACCCGACTTTCGTCAGCAGGCGATCGCGTACCGAATACCACGCGTCGACGCCGTGCTCTATACGCACCATCACTTCGATCACGTGGTTGGCCTGGACGATCTGAGGCCGTTCTGCTTCGACACCGAACGTCCGATTCCCTGCTACGCTCGCTCCAACACGGCCGCCGTCCTGAAAAACATGTTCGGATACATCTTCGGGGAGAGATCGTATCCGGGCATTCCAAATCTTCAGCTCCGAACAGTGAGCGAACCGTTCGCCGTACACAGCCGCTACGACTCAGCGAAGAGCATTCACGTTCTTCCCGTCGAGGTCGACCACGGCAACATGAGCATGCTCGGCTACCGGATCGAAAACTTCGCGTACGTCACGGACACGAATAACATCCCTGATGCAAGCCTGAAGATGCTGACGAATCTGGACGTCCTGGTTCTGGACGCACTTCGCGACCGACCTCACCCGACCCATTTTACGATCGAGGAGGCCGTCGATGTCGCGCAGCGTATCGGGGCAAGACAAACGTACTTCGTTCACATGACGCACAGCGTGCTTCACGAGACCGCCGAAGCACGTTTGCCGAAAGGTATTTCTCTCGCCTACGATGGCCTTGCGATCAATATCGACTCCTGA
- a CDS encoding citrate synthase (catalyzes the formation of citrate from acetyl-CoA and oxaloacetate), producing the protein MSIEQCRVFIRSLRWQSHMQDVKQQVEPVKARGLEGVVALETSISFIDGLKGELIYAGYDIRELAGKVSFEEVGYLLWRGRLPNRRELDELMLQLQAERTLAPMIMDVLRATPEDANPMAALRTATSALAHFDAEADVASAEANYRKALRLTARMPTIVATFDRFRKGRKPLKPMRTGSTAHDFLYLLNGEPPGEAAEKTFDVCLVLHAEHGLNASTFAGRVIGATLSDLYSAVSGAIGALKGPLHGGANIEVMKTLLQLDASGKRPREFVLEKLRNKDRIMGFGHRVYKTLDPRAAILRDMVEELSEERGSRKWYDMSVEIMETMEKEKGLYPNVDFFSASVYYMLGIDIDLFTPIFAMSRVTGWTAHLLEQWKDNRLIRPRAEYVGARGLTVVPIDRR; encoded by the coding sequence ATGAGTATCGAACAGTGCCGGGTTTTCATAAGGTCGTTGAGGTGGCAGAGCCATATGCAGGATGTGAAGCAACAAGTGGAGCCGGTGAAGGCCCGTGGGCTGGAAGGCGTCGTTGCACTCGAAACCTCGATCTCGTTTATCGACGGCCTCAAGGGGGAACTGATCTACGCCGGATACGACATTCGGGAGCTTGCCGGGAAAGTTTCGTTTGAGGAGGTCGGCTACCTGCTGTGGAGAGGGAGATTACCGAATCGGCGGGAGCTCGACGAGCTGATGCTTCAGTTGCAGGCCGAGCGCACACTGGCGCCCATGATCATGGATGTTCTCCGGGCCACACCGGAGGATGCCAATCCGATGGCCGCGCTGCGGACCGCCACGTCCGCCCTGGCACATTTTGATGCGGAAGCAGATGTGGCTTCGGCGGAGGCGAACTATCGAAAGGCGCTCCGGCTCACGGCACGAATGCCAACGATCGTCGCTACGTTCGATCGCTTTCGCAAGGGCCGCAAGCCCCTGAAGCCCATGAGGACCGGGTCGACCGCCCACGATTTCCTGTATCTCCTGAATGGTGAACCACCAGGCGAGGCCGCGGAAAAGACTTTTGATGTATGTCTCGTCCTTCACGCGGAGCACGGACTGAATGCGTCGACGTTCGCCGGCAGGGTCATCGGAGCGACGCTGTCAGATCTTTACTCGGCCGTAAGCGGCGCGATCGGGGCGCTGAAGGGCCCACTCCACGGAGGGGCGAACATTGAAGTGATGAAGACGCTGCTGCAGCTCGACGCATCAGGAAAGCGCCCGAGGGAGTTCGTGCTAGAGAAGCTTCGCAATAAGGACCGGATTATGGGCTTCGGCCACCGCGTCTACAAGACACTCGACCCGCGGGCCGCCATTCTGCGCGACATGGTAGAAGAGCTGAGCGAAGAGCGCGGCTCGCGCAAGTGGTACGACATGAGTGTCGAAATCATGGAAACCATGGAAAAGGAGAAAGGACTGTATCCCAACGTCGACTTCTTCAGTGCGTCAGTCTACTATATGCTGGGCATCGATATCGATCTGTTCACTCCCATCTTTGCGATGAGTCGTGTTACGGGCTGGACGGCGCATCTTCTCGAACAATGGAAAGACAACAGGCTCATCAGACCGCGGGCCGAGTACGTGGGAGCGCGCGGGCTCACTGTGGTACCGATTGACCGGCGATAG
- a CDS encoding fumarate reductase/succinate dehydrogenase flavoprotein subunit: protein MKLDAKIPAGPLTDKWDNYKNSVHLVNPANKRKYTVLVVGTGLAGGSAAATLAELGYNVKAFCIQDSPRRAHSIAAQGGINAAKNYPNDGDTIWRLFYDTIKGGDYRAREANVYRLAQVSNNIIDQCVAQGIPFAREYGGLLDNRSFGGAQVSRTFYARGQTGQQLLLGAYQAMSRQINAGKIEMLTRQEMLDLVVADGKACGIVTRNLVTGEIERHVGDAVLLCTGGYGNVYYLSTNAKNSNVTAAWRCHRRGALFANPSFTQIHPTCIPVSGDYQSKLTLMSESLRNDGRVWVPKTKGDKRRPTDIPEDERDYYLERRYPSFGNLVPRDVASRAAKAECDNGRGVGETGLSVYLDFADSIQRLGRDVIEERYGNLFEMYERITDENPYQVPMRIFPAVHYTMGGLWVDYELMSTIPGLFVLGEANFSDHGANRLGASALMQGLADGYFVIPYTLGAYLAGAEAGAVTTEHAAFAEVEEESTDRIQKLLAINGKKTITEFHRELGQIMWDYVGMSRDRAGLQKAAASIGELREEYWKNALIPGRHDTFNKYLEFAGRLADYLELGEVMALDALDREESSGGHFREEHQTPEGEALRDDKNFANASAWEFTGDLSRPKLHREEFVFENVKLTTRSYK, encoded by the coding sequence ATGAAGTTGGATGCGAAAATCCCCGCTGGGCCCCTGACGGATAAGTGGGACAACTACAAGAACTCCGTTCACCTTGTTAATCCTGCCAACAAGAGGAAGTACACGGTCCTGGTTGTTGGTACCGGACTGGCTGGAGGTTCGGCCGCCGCCACGCTCGCCGAACTCGGCTACAACGTCAAGGCCTTTTGTATCCAGGACTCGCCGCGACGGGCACACAGCATCGCAGCCCAGGGGGGTATCAATGCTGCAAAGAACTACCCGAACGACGGCGACACGATCTGGCGCTTGTTCTACGATACGATCAAGGGTGGCGACTACCGGGCCCGCGAAGCAAACGTGTATCGTCTCGCACAGGTGAGCAACAACATCATCGATCAATGTGTGGCTCAGGGTATTCCGTTTGCACGCGAATACGGCGGCCTGCTCGACAATCGTTCGTTTGGTGGTGCGCAGGTGTCCCGAACGTTCTATGCGCGCGGACAGACCGGGCAGCAGCTTCTGCTCGGAGCCTATCAGGCGATGAGTCGCCAGATCAACGCAGGCAAGATTGAGATGTTGACCCGGCAAGAAATGCTGGACCTCGTTGTCGCCGATGGCAAGGCCTGCGGCATCGTCACGCGAAACCTGGTAACCGGCGAAATTGAGAGACATGTCGGAGACGCCGTACTGCTCTGCACGGGTGGCTACGGAAATGTTTACTACCTCTCGACAAATGCGAAGAACTCAAATGTGACGGCCGCGTGGCGTTGCCACCGACGCGGCGCGCTGTTTGCCAACCCGTCCTTTACGCAGATTCACCCGACCTGTATTCCGGTGTCAGGCGACTACCAGTCGAAGCTCACGCTGATGAGCGAGAGCCTTCGCAATGACGGGCGCGTATGGGTGCCGAAAACGAAAGGTGACAAACGTCGCCCGACGGACATCCCGGAGGACGAGCGAGACTACTACCTCGAGCGCCGCTATCCCAGCTTCGGAAACCTGGTGCCACGCGATGTTGCGTCGAGAGCCGCCAAAGCCGAGTGCGACAATGGTCGAGGTGTAGGCGAGACGGGGCTGTCCGTGTATCTCGATTTTGCCGACTCCATCCAGCGCCTTGGCAGGGATGTCATCGAAGAACGCTACGGCAACCTCTTCGAAATGTATGAGCGCATCACGGATGAAAATCCGTATCAGGTACCGATGCGCATTTTCCCGGCCGTCCATTACACGATGGGAGGTCTTTGGGTTGACTACGAATTGATGAGCACGATTCCGGGGCTGTTTGTACTTGGTGAGGCAAACTTCTCGGATCACGGCGCCAACCGACTGGGGGCCAGCGCTCTCATGCAGGGTCTGGCAGATGGATATTTCGTGATTCCTTACACGCTGGGCGCGTATCTGGCCGGGGCAGAAGCCGGTGCCGTTACGACCGAACACGCGGCGTTCGCGGAGGTGGAGGAAGAGTCTACCGATCGTATTCAGAAGCTCCTGGCCATTAACGGAAAGAAGACCATCACGGAGTTCCACCGTGAACTGGGCCAGATCATGTGGGACTACGTCGGGATGTCCCGCGATCGCGCGGGTCTGCAGAAGGCCGCTGCCTCTATAGGAGAGCTTCGTGAGGAGTACTGGAAGAACGCGCTGATTCCCGGACGCCACGACACGTTCAACAAGTATCTCGAGTTTGCGGGTCGTCTGGCCGACTACCTCGAACTCGGTGAAGTGATGGCACTGGATGCACTGGACCGTGA
- a CDS encoding succinate dehydrogenase cytochrome b subunit, translated as MASSGRKPKSLFDSPIVRKLLTGITGLALTLFVIIHMIGNLTFFSANPNAYNEYSHTLLSLGPLLYIVELGLVAVVLVHIVLGVRIYLGKQAARPIDYAEYHSAGEPSRQTISSRSMIVTGVILGAFLVFHVMSFKYGPGLAEGYVITADGVMMRDLKRLMVETFQNPLFAFGYPAIMILLAFHLRHGIWSALQSLGAMSPRLTPVVYAAGGILAALIAIGFLVLPLWIFFSGGMS; from the coding sequence ATGGCCAGTTCAGGTAGGAAGCCAAAGTCGCTGTTTGATTCTCCCATCGTAAGGAAGCTGCTCACGGGTATCACGGGCCTTGCGCTCACGCTATTCGTGATCATCCACATGATCGGGAATCTGACCTTTTTCAGTGCAAACCCCAACGCGTACAACGAGTACTCACATACGCTGCTGAGTCTCGGGCCGCTCCTGTACATCGTCGAGCTCGGCCTGGTGGCCGTCGTGCTGGTACATATTGTGCTTGGCGTTCGGATCTACCTGGGCAAGCAGGCGGCGAGGCCCATCGACTACGCGGAATATCACTCAGCGGGAGAGCCAAGTCGGCAGACGATCAGTTCGCGGTCCATGATTGTGACCGGTGTGATCCTCGGCGCCTTCCTGGTATTCCACGTCATGTCGTTCAAGTACGGGCCGGGGCTCGCCGAAGGCTATGTGATTACGGCTGATGGCGTGATGATGCGCGATCTCAAGCGCCTGATGGTCGAGACCTTTCAGAACCCGCTATTCGCCTTCGGGTATCCAGCGATCATGATTCTGCTGGCGTTTCACCTCAGGCACGGAATCTGGAGTGCGCTGCAATCGCTGGGAGCGATGAGCCCACGTCTGACGCCGGTCGTCTACGCAGCCGGCGGGATTCTGGCTGCGCTTATTGCGATCGGCTTCCTCGTGCTGCCCCTGTGGATTTTCTTTAGCGGAGGTATGAGCTGA